GATGGCCACCAGGTTGGGCTCCAGCGGGTACATGAAGCTGCCGCCGAACGCGTCGCGCGGCAGCGGCCACCCCAGCGTGTGGACGATGCGGTCCAGCGGGACCTTGGTTTCCCACAGCTCCTTTACGCCCAGCGCAAAGATCTGCGGGTTCTCGGACGCCACGCCCTGCCACTCGCGCCAGGCCTGGCCCAGCGGCCCGCGCGTGCCCTCGGCCAGCACGGTGACGCGCGCCGTGACGTCCGTCGGGGGCTCGGCGCCGGGGCCGGGGGTGCCGTCGCGCTTGAGGCCCGCCGGCGTGGTGCGCACCCCGCGGACGGCCCCGCCCTCCACCAGCAGCGAGTCCACCGGAAAGCCGGGGAGCATGTTGACGCCCAGCCCCTCGGCCTGCTCGCCCAGCCAGCGGCAGACCTCGGAGATGGAGGCCGTGTAGTTCCCCTGGTTGTGCATGGGGGGCGGCGTGGGGATGCGGAACTGCCCCGCTTCCGTAAGCAGGTACACCGCCTCGTTGCTCACCGCGTCGCGGAAGGGAAAGTCCTCGTCCTTGAGGTCGGGAAAGAGCTCACGGAAGGCGCGCGGGTTGATGACCGCGCCCGAGAGGTTGTGCTCACCCAGCGCCGAGCCCTTGTCGAGAACGGCGATCTGCGTCTCCCCCAGGCTGCCGCCGGCTTCGCCGTCCTTTTGAACCAGCCGCGCCAGCTCGATGGCGCACGCCAGCCCGGCCGGCCCGCCGCCGACGATGACGACGTCCATCTCGATCGCCTCGGCGTCGGGGGCGTCGGAAACGATCAGCCGCTCGCGCGGCAGCGGCGGCTGGTGGCGGACGGGGAGAACGGTCCCGCGTGCGGCGTCGGCCATGGTTCTTTGGGCAAATGGAGGTGAACTAACGTTAGGTCGCGCCGGATTATACGGGCTGCGCTCCCCCGCCGCAAAGGCCGGGGCGCATCACCACCAGACGCTCGCCACCCCCTGGCACGAAGCACGTGCCAGGGGGTGGATGCATCAGGACGAAGGCGCGAGCCGCCCCAACGAGGCCGGGGCCGCCGCCGTCCGGGTCAGGGCTGCTGGCTGGGCGTGGCGGGGCGATGGGGCGA
This sequence is a window from Longimicrobium sp.. Protein-coding genes within it:
- a CDS encoding electron-transfer flavoprotein:ubiquinone oxidoreductase; amino-acid sequence: MADAARGTVLPVRHQPPLPRERLIVSDAPDAEAIEMDVVIVGGGPAGLACAIELARLVQKDGEAGGSLGETQIAVLDKGSALGEHNLSGAVINPRAFRELFPDLKDEDFPFRDAVSNEAVYLLTEAGQFRIPTPPPMHNQGNYTASISEVCRWLGEQAEGLGVNMLPGFPVDSLLVEGGAVRGVRTTPAGLKRDGTPGPGAEPPTDVTARVTVLAEGTRGPLGQAWREWQGVASENPQIFALGVKELWETKVPLDRIVHTLGWPLPRDAFGGSFMYPLEPNLVAIGLVVGLDYRQTTLDVHEMLQRMKLHPFFRKYLEGGEMVEWGAKTIPEGGFFGLPGRLHGDGLVMVGDTAGFVDVPSLKGIHYAMQTGMFAARAIFEGLKKGDTSSSSLAAYDTMVHGSYVRDDLYKSRNQRLAFKDGFFVGGAKAALMTVTGGRFPGGKISMHSDAEAPREVTPEQPFTPDGKLTFSKVDAVFKAGNQTRDDIPSHLIVGQDISPEVAQLYVHLCPAGVYELNGDKLVVNAPNCIDCKATDVIGPRWTPREGGSGPAYKKM